In Actinomadura luteofluorescens, the sequence GGAGCAGGCCGAGGCCCGGCTCGACGCCGGCGAGCACCTCCTGCTCGCCGGTGAACTCGCCGACCTGGTGGCCCGGCACCCGCTGCGGGAGCGGTTGCGGGCCGTGCAGATGCGTGCGCTGTACCGGGCGGGACGGCAGGGCGAGGCGCTCGCCGCCTACACCGAGTTGCGGAAGTTGCTGGCGGATGACCTCGGCCTCGACCCGAGCCCCGAACTGGCCGCCCTCCACGAGGCGATCCTGCGGCAGGACGCGTCACTCGCACCACCGGAACGGGCGTCGCGCTCCAACCTGCCCGCCTCCCTCACCGAGCTGGTCGGCCGGGACCGCTGCCTGGACGACGTCCGGCGGCTCGTCGCCGGCCCGGCGCGCCTGGTGACGCTGACCGGCCCCGGCGGCGTCGGCAAGACACGGCTCGCGCTCGAAGCCGCCGCGCGGCTCGCCGGGGACGCCTTCCCGGACGGCGTCCGGCTCGTCGAACTCGCCGGCCAGCGCGGGGACGCCGCCGCGCTGGCGCAGGAGATCTCGGCCGTCCTCGGGCTCCGCGACGACGTCCCGCCCGGCGTCCCGGCGGCCGGGACGTCCGGCGGCGGGGGCGGAAGCGTGGAACGGCTGGCGGCGGCGCTGCGGGACCGCCGGATGCTGCTCGTCCTCGACAACTGCGAACAGGTGGTCGACCCGGCGGCCGCACTGGTGGAGCGGCTGCTGCGCGGCGCGGCGGGCCTGCGGATCCTCGCCACCGGCCGCGAGCCGCTCGGCCTGACGGGCGAGACGGTGTACCTGGTCGAGCCGCTGCGGGAGGACGACGCCGTGCGGCTGTTCGCCGACCGCGCCGCCGCGTCCGCCCCCGGCTTCTCCCTGGACGCCGACCGGGCGGCGGTCGCGGAGATCTGCCGCCGCCTCGACGGCGTCCCGCTCGCGCTGGAACTGGCGGCGACCCGGGTCCGCGCCCTCGGCGCGCGGGAACTGGCGCGGCGCCTCACCGACCGGTTCGGCGTCCTCACCACCGGGCCGCGCGGCGCGCCGGCCCGGCAGCGGACGCTGCGGGGGATGATCGACTGGAGCTGGGAGCCGCTCGGCCCGTCCGAGCGCGCCGTGCTGCGCAGGCTCGCCGTGCACGCGGACGGCTGCGGCCTGGGCGCGGCGGAGGCCGTCTGCGCGGGCGGCGACGTCCGCGGCGAGGACGTCCTCGACCTGCTCACCCGGCTGGTCGACCGGTCCCTGGTCGTGATGGTGGACGGGCCGCGCGGCCCCCGCTACCGCCTCCTGGAGTCCGTGGCCGCGTACGCGATGGAGCGCCTGCGCGAGGCGGGCGACCTCGACGGCACCCGCGACCGCCACCTGCGCCACCACCTCGACCTCGCCGAACGCGCCGAACCGCACCTTCGCGGGCCGGAGCAGCAGGCCTGGCTCGACCGTCTCGACGCCGACTCGGCGAACCTGCGCGTCGCGCTGGAGGAGGCGCTGCGGCGTCCCGGCGCGGCGGAGGCGGTGCGCCTCGGCACGGCGCTGTGCTGGTGGTGGCTGTTGCGGGGCCGCCTGCACGAGGCCCACCGCACGCTGTCGGCGGTGCTGGACGCGGCACCGGGGGCCACCGAGTTGCGCCTGTTGCGGGCCGCCTTCGCACTGCTGACCGGGGACCGGACGGCCCTCGTCGCCCAGGGCGGCGACGGCATCCCCGACCCCGTGCGCCGCGGCCGCGCCCTCTGGCTCTACGCGCACGGGCTCTACCACGCCGGGGACCCGGACGCGAGCGAGCGCGCCAACGAGGACGCGCTGCGCCTGTTCCAGGAGGCCGGCGACCGCTGGGGCACCGCCGCCGCGCTCGGCCTCCGCGCGACGCTCGCGCTCGTCCGGGGCCGCCTCGACGTGATCGCGGACGCGGGCGGGCGCGCCGCCGCCCTGTTCACCGAGCTGGGCGACCGCTGGGGGCGGCTGCAACCCGTGTCGCCGCTGGCGATGCTCGCCGAGATCAACGGCGACTACGCGGCGGCGGAGCGGCTCCAGCGCGAGGGGCTGCGGATCGCCGAGGAGCTGGACCTGCGCGCGGAGGTGTCCGCGCGGCTGTCGGGCCTCGGCCGCCTGGCCCTGCTCGCGCGCGACTGGGACCGGGCGCGCGACCTGCACGAGCGGGCGCGGTCGATGGCCGTCGAGCAGGGCTACCGGTTCAGCGAGACGCACGCGCTGATGGGCCTCGCCCTCGGGGCGCGCCGCTCGGGCGATCTCGACACGGCCCGGGAGATCCTGCACCGCATCCGGGACGAGTACGACTCGTCCGAGATCGGGGAGCATCTGCTGCGCGCGGAACTCGGCTTCACCGCCGAGCTGCGCGGGGACGCCGCGGAGGCCCTGGCGCACCACACCCGCGGCCTGGAGATCGCCCGCTCGATCGGCGAGCCCCGCGCACTGGCCCTGTCCCTGGAGGGCCTGGCGGGCGCGGCGGCACTGGCCGGCGACGCCATGCGAGCCGCCGAACTGCTCGGCCAGGCCGACGCGGCCCGCCGGAGCGTGAACGCCCCCCTCCCACCCGCCGAACGCGGCGACGTCGACCGCATCACGTCCACCGCCACCGCCGCCCTGGGCCAGCGAGCCTTCACCGAAGCCTTCCAGCGAGGCGCCCAGACCATCAGCTGAGCCCCCAAGACCGCGGCTTCTGTCCGCATCACACCCAAACCACCGCCTCAGACCAGCGAACCATCGCCGAACGCTCCGCCGGGGCGCCAGGACGATTAGCCAAGACCTGAGAGGTCGCGGTTGATGACCGTGTTGCGGTCGGTGGTGCGGTTGCCTAGGGAAAGCTGGGGCCACTGGCCGGAGAGTTCCTGGCGGCTGCGCTCGCTCCAGGCGCGGGCCTCGTCGCTGCGGGTCTTGTAGAAGTTGAGCGCGTACCCGCCGCTGTGGACGCGCAGGAGCGTGAATCCGCCCGGGTATTCCTTGACCGCCCCGACCTCCTGCTGGACGACCCTGGGCGCGAGCGGGAAGACGGAACGCTGGTTGCGGTGCGTGTGGCCCGCGTGGTGAAGGAACACGCCGGGCGTCCGGCCATAGGCCGTGAGGATTCGCAGGGACTGGCCCGCGTCGAGGGAATGGGCCCCGGTAATGGCGAGCGGGTCGTTCTCCGTGAACAGCGGGTGGTGGCCGAAGACGATGGTGGGGCGCTCGGGGTCCTTCTTCAACTCCGCTTCGAACCAGGCATGCTGCTCCGCCGAGAGGCCGCCGGAGTCACCGCCGTCGCCGGGCCTGTCGTAGGTGTCGAGCCCGATGACGCGCAGTCCCCGCAGGTCGTGGGAGAAGTACGTCCGGCCGGACGTCGAGAACGCGTCCTTGAAGCAGTCGTTTCCCTGGTGCTCGCCGGGGCTGCACGCACCGTACGGCGCCCCGGAGTGCGCACGGTCATGATTGCCGCGGGCTATCAGGTAGTCGTCGCCCAGGGTTCCGAAGGTGTCGAGGATGCTCCTGGCGCTCGCGAGGTCGGCGGGGGCGGCCTCGCTCGACACGTCCCCGGCGGCGAGGAGGTAGTGCGCGCCCCTGGCCCGCGCGTCGGCGATCAGAGCCTTCGCCATGACCTCGGGATAGGGCGGATGGCCGGGAACCTGCTCGATGCCTTTGATCCATGGGAGCTGACCGACCAGCCCGGCCACGGTCTCACCCAGGTGAAGGTCGTTGCAGAGGGCGACCGAGAAAAGGTGCCGCCCCGGAGGCGGTTGCGGGGTCGTGAAGGCGAAGACGTCCCCATAGGGAGTGCCCGCCGCTTGGCCTGCGGCCAGCCATGTGGGCGCGGCGTCCCGTCCCCTGGAGCGGGCTCTGTAGTAATAGGTGCGCCCAGGCTCCAGGCCGGTCAGCTCCACGTAGTGGTACGGGGTGCCGGACGGGCCGTGGGCGACGCCGGTGAGGCGGGACGGGTGCGTGCCGTAGAGGACCTCGGCATCGGACGGCGCGGGCTCCATCCGCCCCAGGCCGTCGTCAGTCCCGGGGGCGCCCGTGTACCAGGTGAGGACGGCCGTGGTCTCCGTCACGGTGACCAGTTCGAGGTTCACCGGCTGGACGTCGTCCGAAGCGCGCGCGGACAGCGGCTCGACGGCGGGCAGGAGCGAGGCGCCCGCGACGACGGCACTCCAGCGCAGGAGTGCCCGGCGGGAGGGCCGGCAGCAGATCACGACCGTCACGGTCGCAGCACGAGGCCCCCCGCACCAGACCCAAAGTCACCCGAACCGACGAACCCGGCCGTCCACCCCGGGTGGGTCAGCTCATCACGGATTGCAGGCGCTCCTCGCGGAGGCGGCCGGCCCAGGAGTCGTCCAGCGGGGGGATGTCCCTGCCGACGGCCCAGCGGAGCAGCAGGTCGGCCAGGCCGGGGTTGCGGACGAGCGCCGGACCGTGCATGTAGGTGCCGAGGACGCGGCCGCTGTAGGCGCCCTCGAAGCCGTTCCCGTCGCCGTTGCCGACGCCGTGCAGCACCTTCGCGAACGGGCGCGCGTTCGGGCCGATCTGCGTGACGCCCTGGTGGTTCTCGAAGCCGGTGATGCGCGGGACGTTCAGCTCTCCCGCGACGTCCCCGACGATCTCGCCGACGGCGCGCTGCTCGCCGCGGCCGGAGCGGATGTCGAGCAGGCCGAGGCCCGGCACGGGCTGGCCCTCCTCGCCGCCGAACTCGTGGCCGAGCAGCTGGTAGCCGGCGCAGACCGCGAACACGACCGCGCCGGACTGGACGGCCCGCGCGAGGCCGCCGTCGCCCCGCAGCCGCTGCGCGGCGAGGATCTGCGGCCGGTCCTCGCCGCCGCCGAGCAGGTAGATGTCGCCGTCGGCGGGGACGGGCTCGTCCGACCGGAGGCTGACGGTCTCGGTGGGGATGCCCCGCAGCGCCGCGCGCCGCTCCAGGACGATCGTGTTGCCCTGGTCGCCGTAGGTGCTGAGCAGGTCCGGGTAGATCCAGACGATTTTGATGCGGTCAGACGACACGGCCGTACCTCGTTCGGATGGTCTGGAAGGCGGTGTAGTTGGCGATCACGTCGAGGTGGCCGGGCGGGACGGCCATGACCGCCTGGTCGATGTCGTCCACCACCGTGAAGGACACCTCGGCGGCCTCCAGCCGTGCGGCGAGGTCGATGCGGCGCTCGCCGGTCACCCACACGGGACGGCCTTGCAGGATGCGGTAGTCGACGTCCCAGAGCCAGGACGTGTCGCGGCCGTCGGGGCCCTGCGCGTTGACCGACAGGGCGACGGGGCCGGGCGCGGGCTGCAGGACGTCGAAGGCCTCCAGCCATCCGGCGGGGTTCTTCGACAGCAGCAGCCGGATCGAGCGCCCCTGGTGCTCGACGGTCGTGTACCGGCCGGCGACGGAGGTGACCTGCGACAGCAACGGGAGGGCCTGCTCGGGCGCCACCCCGAACTGCGCGACGACCGCGAGGGCGATCAGGGCGTTCGAGCGGTTCGCGCGTCCGGGCAGGGACAGGCCCGCGAGCGAGTACGCCCGGCCGTCCGGCGCGGTGATCGTGTCGCCCCGCAGCGCCCAGTCGGGGCGGGGGCGGGCGAAGTGGCACTGCCGGCAGCGCCAGTCGCTGTCCTCGTCGGTGTCCTGCCGGTCGAGGGGGCCGCCGCACTCGGGGCAGCACCAGGAGTCCTCGCGCCAGTGCTGGCCGGCGGCGACCCAGGTGACGCTCTTGGCGGTGGACGCGCCCCAGGTGACGAGCGGGTCGTCGCAGTTGGCGATGACGTGGCTGGTCGGGGACGCCTCCAGCGCGCGCCGCCACTTGCCGGCCAGCAGCCAGATCTCGGCGGCGCGGTCCATCTGGTCGCGGCTGAGGTTCATCAGGGCGACGAGGTTCGCCCCGGTCTCCTTCAGGACCATCGGGACGTACTTCTCGTCACACTCCAGCACGCCGTAGCGGGCCGAGGGGGCGGACGCCAGCGCGGACACGTGACCGGTCGGCATGTTCGCGCCGAACGCGTTGGTGGCGACCTCGCCCAGCGGCGTCATCGCCGAGGTGATCAGCCGGGTCGTCGTCGTCTTGCCGTTGGTGGCGCTGACGAGGACGAGCTTGCGGTCCTTGGCAAGCTTGGTCAGCAGCTCCGGGTCGAGCCGGAGGCCGACCTTGCCGCCGATCACCGAGCCGTCCCCGCGGCCCGCCATACGGGACATCTTGGCGGCCGTACGACCGAGCGCGACGGCCAGCTGCGAACGCAGCGGAAGATCGCTCATGGACTCCGTCTTCTCTGGATGCGCCGGGAAACCGCTCCGAGCCTAGCCGCTGACTGCGGCTTTCGCGGCGCGCCGGGCGGTTCGGGGGACGTCCGCCGCCGCCCCGGTGCACAATGTGAGCAGCATCACAACGATCCCGGTAAACCACCGGCGGCAATCTTGACCAGTACCGACATGTCGTGATTGCGTGCGACCTCCGACTGCGGTGCGCCGGATTACCAACCACGCGTCCAAGAACGGCGTCACCCACTACTTTTGTCGGGAGCCCCGCTGATGATCGCGGGGAGCGGTGCCCGCCCCGGGCGGCGGGCCTGGATCGCAAGCGTGGACAAGCGGCTAAAAGGCGAGGTCTGAGCGATGCAGTGTCCGACGTGCGGCAATGACACGCCTGGGACGCTCGGCAAGTGTTCGCACTGCGAGGCCCCGATCGACGTGTACTCGGTCGGGCCCGCCCTTCCGCTGGCGTCGCCGGTCGCGGAGGCCGCTCCGGCGGGCACCGCGATGGGCGTGTCGGCCGGCGCCGACGCGATCGGCGACCGGACGATGACGGCGCCGCCGTCCTGGGCCGCGGGCCCGCCCGAACCCCCGGCGCAGCCCCCGATCCAGCTCTCGGCCGAGCCGCCGATCCGGCTGCCCGTGGAGCCGCCCGCGACCGCCTCGGCGCCGACGCCCGCCGTCGCCTCCCCGCTGCCGGCCCACGACCCCGACGACACCGCGGCCTGGACGTTCGACCCCGACGCGGACGACGACTCCGGCGCCTTCAGCACCCCGGCCTCCCCGCCCTCGTGGGGGCGGCAGGCGCCGCGCGCGGCGGAGCAGCCCGCCCCGCCCTCGCCGTCGAACTCGTTCGGGCTCCAGGACCAGGCCCCCCGCACGGAGTCGATCGTCCCGGACTCGTGGTTCGCCCAGCCGCGCAAGCCCGAGGCACCGGACACCGACGCCACCCAGGCGTGGGGGCAGCAACCTCCCGGCGGCCCGCAGTTCCCCGCCCTACCGGACGCGGAGGCGACGCAGATCGCCCCCGGCGCCGGGGCGGGCCTGGCCATGCCCGGCGCCCACGGCTTCGGCGACGACCTCGACCGGACGCGGATGGACTCGGGCTCCCCCATGGGCACCCCCGGCCCGATGGGCGGCATAGGCCCCATGGGCGGAATGGGGAACATGGGCCCGGGCCCGACGCAGACGATGCAGCCGGGCCCCATGCATCAGGGTCCGATGGGCCCCGGCATGCAGCCCATGGGCGCGATGGGGCCGGGCGACCCCGCGTACGGCGGCTACCCGCCGGGCCAGTTCCCGCCGGGCGGGCCGGGCCACCCGGGGCAGCACAAGAGCGGGACGAGCAAGCCGCTGATCGCCGCCGTCGCCGCGCTGGTCACGGTCGCGGTCGGCGCCGTCGCCTTCGTCGCGTGGCCCTCCGGTGACGACGCGCCGACGGGCGGCGACCCGTCGCCCGCGGCGTCCCAGACGCAGGTCGCGCAGAAGAACGCGATCCCGCCCGAGATGAAGCAGCAGGCCGCGGCGCTGAACGCGATCCTGAACGACAGCGTCGCCACCCGCCGCGTCCTCGCCGGGGCGCTCGGCCGGGCCGGCAAGTGCAAGACGCTCCCGCAGGCGATCCAGGGGTTCCAGACCGTCGCGCAGCGCCGCACGAACCAGATGCACCGCACGCAGGGCCTCAAGGTCGACAAGCTGGCGAACGGGGAACGGCTGCGCGGCTCCCTGAACCAGGCTCTGGGTGCGTCGCTCCAGGTCGACCAGGTGCTGCTGCGGTGGGCGCAGGCCAACCAGCGCAAATGCAAGGGCAAGCCGCGCCCGAGCGCCGCGCAGGTACCCGGACGCGCGGACGCCGAACGGCGCGCGACCGCGGCGAAGAAGCAGTTCGTCGTCCTGTGGAACCCGGTCGCGAAGAAGACCGAGCAGCCGCAACGTAGCTGGAAACGGGTGTAACGGTCGGTCACGCAGTATTCTCTGACCGTTCGAACTCACCGGGCAGGGGGCCGTCATGCGGTGTCCGAACTGCGGAACCGAGTCCGCTTCGTCGTCGCCGAGGTGCGCGCTCTGCGACGCGCCCCTCGTCCCGCCGGGCGCGGCCGATGCGACGGCCCAGGACAACACCGCCGGGGCCGGCGACACGACAGCCCAAGACCAGACGACCCGCGACCCGTTCAGCGCCCCGCCCAGCACCTGGACGCCGAACGAGGCCGACGCGACCGTCCAAGACACCCCGTACCGCACCCCCCCGCCGGGGGGAACCCCGCCAGAACCAGACGACGCAACCATCCAGGGCAACCCCTACGGCAGCGCCCCCTACGGCGGCAACCCGATGGGCGGCGCACCGGCGAGCGGAGACGACGCGACCGTCCAGGGCAACGCGTATGGCGGCGCCCCTTACGGCGGCGGCCCAATGGGCGGCGCACCGCCCAACGCAGAAGACGCAACCCTCCAAGGCAACCCCTACGGCAGCGCTCCTTACGGCGGTAGTCCGATCGGCGGCGCACCGGCGAGCGGAGACGACGCGACGCTGCGGGGCGACCCCTACGGCGGTGCCCTTTACGGGGGCGGGCAGGCGGGTGAGAGCGCTCCGGGTGGGGTGCCGGTGCCGCGGGATCCGGTGCCGCCGCCTTGGGCCGACCAGAGCCCCGTCCAGTGGGAGCCGCGTCCCGAGCACACGCTGCACATGACGCCCGGCGAGGAGCGGACGACGCACCTCTCCCCCGAGCCGTGGGCGGCCGAGCCGTGGTCCGAGCCCGCGATCTGGCAGCCTCCGGCGCCGCCGAAGCGCAGCATGCTGCCCTACTTCCTGGGCGCGGCGGGCGTCGTCCTCCTGCTCGGGGTGGCGCTGGGGATCGTGTTCTGGCCGAGCGGGTCGAGCACCTCGCCGCCCGCGGCCTCCGAGCCGTCCACGGGGCAGAGCCCGAGCGCCGCGTCCGCGAGCCCAGCGAGCAGCGGCGACCTGGACGCGCAGGCCGGCG encodes:
- a CDS encoding BTAD domain-containing putative transcriptional regulator — its product is MRFGVLGPLMVRDGEGAPVRIPEAKVRALLADLLVHEGRPVSADRLVHDLWGDDLPGNPANALQAKVSQLRRALGRDRVVREAHGYRLRLDGPGDEVDADRFRALAARARTLDAPRERAALLTEALGLWRGPALADFADEEFARAAADRLADQRLAVLEEQAEARLDAGEHLLLAGELADLVARHPLRERLRAVQMRALYRAGRQGEALAAYTELRKLLADDLGLDPSPELAALHEAILRQDASLAPPERASRSNLPASLTELVGRDRCLDDVRRLVAGPARLVTLTGPGGVGKTRLALEAAARLAGDAFPDGVRLVELAGQRGDAAALAQEISAVLGLRDDVPPGVPAAGTSGGGGGSVERLAAALRDRRMLLVLDNCEQVVDPAAALVERLLRGAAGLRILATGREPLGLTGETVYLVEPLREDDAVRLFADRAAASAPGFSLDADRAAVAEICRRLDGVPLALELAATRVRALGARELARRLTDRFGVLTTGPRGAPARQRTLRGMIDWSWEPLGPSERAVLRRLAVHADGCGLGAAEAVCAGGDVRGEDVLDLLTRLVDRSLVVMVDGPRGPRYRLLESVAAYAMERLREAGDLDGTRDRHLRHHLDLAERAEPHLRGPEQQAWLDRLDADSANLRVALEEALRRPGAAEAVRLGTALCWWWLLRGRLHEAHRTLSAVLDAAPGATELRLLRAAFALLTGDRTALVAQGGDGIPDPVRRGRALWLYAHGLYHAGDPDASERANEDALRLFQEAGDRWGTAAALGLRATLALVRGRLDVIADAGGRAAALFTELGDRWGRLQPVSPLAMLAEINGDYAAAERLQREGLRIAEELDLRAEVSARLSGLGRLALLARDWDRARDLHERARSMAVEQGYRFSETHALMGLALGARRSGDLDTAREILHRIRDEYDSSEIGEHLLRAELGFTAELRGDAAEALAHHTRGLEIARSIGEPRALALSLEGLAGAAALAGDAMRAAELLGQADAARRSVNAPLPPAERGDVDRITSTATAALGQRAFTEAFQRGAQTIS
- a CDS encoding purple acid phosphatase family protein, yielding MTVVICCRPSRRALLRWSAVVAGASLLPAVEPLSARASDDVQPVNLELVTVTETTAVLTWYTGAPGTDDGLGRMEPAPSDAEVLYGTHPSRLTGVAHGPSGTPYHYVELTGLEPGRTYYYRARSRGRDAAPTWLAAGQAAGTPYGDVFAFTTPQPPPGRHLFSVALCNDLHLGETVAGLVGQLPWIKGIEQVPGHPPYPEVMAKALIADARARGAHYLLAAGDVSSEAAPADLASARSILDTFGTLGDDYLIARGNHDRAHSGAPYGACSPGEHQGNDCFKDAFSTSGRTYFSHDLRGLRVIGLDTYDRPGDGGDSGGLSAEQHAWFEAELKKDPERPTIVFGHHPLFTENDPLAITGAHSLDAGQSLRILTAYGRTPGVFLHHAGHTHRNQRSVFPLAPRVVQQEVGAVKEYPGGFTLLRVHSGGYALNFYKTRSDEARAWSERSRQELSGQWPQLSLGNRTTDRNTVINRDLSGLG
- a CDS encoding type 1 glutamine amidotransferase, translating into MSSDRIKIVWIYPDLLSTYGDQGNTIVLERRAALRGIPTETVSLRSDEPVPADGDIYLLGGGEDRPQILAAQRLRGDGGLARAVQSGAVVFAVCAGYQLLGHEFGGEEGQPVPGLGLLDIRSGRGEQRAVGEIVGDVAGELNVPRITGFENHQGVTQIGPNARPFAKVLHGVGNGDGNGFEGAYSGRVLGTYMHGPALVRNPGLADLLLRWAVGRDIPPLDDSWAGRLREERLQSVMS
- a CDS encoding Mur ligase family protein, coding for MSDLPLRSQLAVALGRTAAKMSRMAGRGDGSVIGGKVGLRLDPELLTKLAKDRKLVLVSATNGKTTTTRLITSAMTPLGEVATNAFGANMPTGHVSALASAPSARYGVLECDEKYVPMVLKETGANLVALMNLSRDQMDRAAEIWLLAGKWRRALEASPTSHVIANCDDPLVTWGASTAKSVTWVAAGQHWREDSWCCPECGGPLDRQDTDEDSDWRCRQCHFARPRPDWALRGDTITAPDGRAYSLAGLSLPGRANRSNALIALAVVAQFGVAPEQALPLLSQVTSVAGRYTTVEHQGRSIRLLLSKNPAGWLEAFDVLQPAPGPVALSVNAQGPDGRDTSWLWDVDYRILQGRPVWVTGERRIDLAARLEAAEVSFTVVDDIDQAVMAVPPGHLDVIANYTAFQTIRTRYGRVV